The sequence AAAAGCCAATTTGGGCTTTACGCGTATCATGGCGCCGATTGATGGCGAGGTGCTGGGCATTGTCACCAAAGAGGGGCAAACCATTGTCTCTTCACAAACTGTACCGACCATTTTGGTGTTGGCGAATGTCGATACCATGACGGTGCACACGCGCATTTCAGAAACCGATATTCTTAAAGTCAAAGTTGGGCAGCCGCTGTGGTTCTATGTGGTCGCTGACCCCGAACGCCGTTATGAAAGCCAAATGGATGCGATTCAGGAAGCCTCGGCAGAAAGTTTGCGCGAGGACAGTTCCGGTTCAGTGAATAGCCAGCAACCTTCCGCAGTGTATTACAACGGCATATTCAACATTGCCAACCCTGCGCGGCTATTGCGCACGTCAATGACTGCTCAGGTATTCATCATTACCGCACAGGCGAAAAATGTGCTGCGGGTGCCACTGTCAGCATTGGGTGAGCAGCAACCGGATAAGCGCTATCGTGTTCTGGTTATCAAAGACAAGCAGACGTCTGTGCGCTGGGTCTCTGTTGGCCTGCGTGATAGCCAATTTGCCGAAGTGAAAGAGGGTCTGGAGCAAGGTGAGCAGGTGCTGCTGTTGGGGACACCGACGGAGGCTAAAAATGAACATTAATACTGTTCATCCGGCGGATTCCGACTGTAACCCGTTGATTCAACTCAGCGGGATTTATCGCCATTTTGCGTCTGGCGCAGAGTCTGTGGCGGTGCTCAAGAACATCTCATTGTCGATTCGCCGTGGTGAAATGGTGGCAATTATTGGGGCTTCAGGCTCTGGTAAGTCAACACTGATGAATATAATTGGTTGTTTGGATAAGCCAACGCAAGGTGAGATGTCGATTCATAATATCTCGACGCGGCAGGCCAGCAGCGAACAACTGGCGCAATTACGAAGCCAGTACATCGGTTTTATTTTTCAGCGCTACCACCTGATGCCGTATTTAACCGCCACTGAGAATGTGGTTATCCCGGCACTTTATACCGCGATGACCGCTACCGAGCGTCAGGAGCGGGCGGAATATCTGTTACGCCGTTTGGGGCTGGGCCAGCATTTACTGCATAAACCGGCGCAGTTGTCGGGAGGACAACAGCAGCGGGTGAGTATTGCCCGTGCCTTGATGAATGGTGCCGGTATTATTCTGGCTGATGAACCTACTGGCGCACTCGATAGCAGCAGCGGTCAGGAGCTCATGGGGATTTTGCATAGCCTGCATCAGTCCGGTCACACCATTATTATCGTCACTCACGACCGCAATATTGCCAATCAGGCGCAGCGCATTATCGAAATTAGTGACGGTGAAATTATTGCTGACCGCAATAATGAGGCTGTTGGTACGACGGCCGTTCAGACCGCATTGCCCAACCCGGTAGCTACCGGCCGCCCACACTGGTGGTTGAGTGTTCGAGAGGCCATCAAAATGGCGTGGCGCGCTCTGCTTGGGCACCGAATTCGTGCTTTTTTATCGATGCTTGGCATCATTATCGGCATTTCGTCGGTGGTCTCCTCAATGGCCGTGGGTGAGGGCGCGCGTCAGGAAATTCTCAATGAAATTAGTCAATTGGGAACCAGTAATTTGGAAGTTCGCCCGGGGTTAGGGTGGGATAAGCCGCGCCCTGATTTTGAGCGTTCTCTTTCGCAGGCGGATGTTGAATTGTTACGCCGCCAACCTTACGTCGACAGCCTGTCTCCAGTCGTCAGTAAAATGGTTGCCGCCGTTCGCGGCGACAAACAAGTGATGATTTCACTTTCTGGGGTCAGTAACGGTTTCTTTCAGGTGAAAGGGTTGAGTTTTATGGCGGGCGATAGTTTTTCCCAGAGCCACGTCAATGCGCGTGAGCCGGTGGTTATCCTGCAACCTGAACTCAGCGACACTCTATTTGCCGCTGGGGAAAACCCAATTGGGGAGATTGTTCAACTCGATGGTATTCCATTGCGAGTAATTGGCGTCGCCAAACGCGGCGGGTCGTCATTTGGCGGGTTATTGGCAGCCTGGATGCCTTATACCTCACTGACTGAACGCATTTCAGGTGATATTCCATTGGAATCAATAACCGTGCGGATACGCGATGGTTACGTGCTGAATGATGTGCAGC comes from Yersinia canariae and encodes:
- a CDS encoding ABC transporter permease translates to MNINTVHPADSDCNPLIQLSGIYRHFASGAESVAVLKNISLSIRRGEMVAIIGASGSGKSTLMNIIGCLDKPTQGEMSIHNISTRQASSEQLAQLRSQYIGFIFQRYHLMPYLTATENVVIPALYTAMTATERQERAEYLLRRLGLGQHLLHKPAQLSGGQQQRVSIARALMNGAGIILADEPTGALDSSSGQELMGILHSLHQSGHTIIIVTHDRNIANQAQRIIEISDGEIIADRNNEAVGTTAVQTALPNPVATGRPHWWLSVREAIKMAWRALLGHRIRAFLSMLGIIIGISSVVSSMAVGEGARQEILNEISQLGTSNLEVRPGLGWDKPRPDFERSLSQADVELLRRQPYVDSLSPVVSKMVAAVRGDKQVMISLSGVSNGFFQVKGLSFMAGDSFSQSHVNAREPVVILQPELSDTLFAAGENPIGEIVQLDGIPLRVIGVAKRGGSSFGGLLAAWMPYTSLTERISGDIPLESITVRIRDGYVLNDVQRDVEKLLESAHGQRDFFILSNDQMSKAIQKTSDSMTLLITSIAAISLLVGGVGVMNIMLVSVTERTHEIGIRLSVGARPSDIMTQFLIEAVVICTLGGLIGIVGSALAGVVFSWVTQEFTMIFTWPPLVLACSFSALIGLGFGFFPARNAARLHPTEALARE
- a CDS encoding efflux RND transporter periplasmic adaptor subunit, encoding MRIKLTNKKQQLILALFIILLLIISGVIALSLSGSQQDVPQLTETIGHGDIERNVMATGSLKPSLQVNVGAQVNGQLTKLYVKQGDRVTRGQLLAEIDPTLQQNELRKSEAELQSTQAQKQASQALLRQYLLEFRRQQTLAKEGSGVKSALEKAQAQYDSQLAQLHVSEAQIVQSQMALETAKANLGFTRIMAPIDGEVLGIVTKEGQTIVSSQTVPTILVLANVDTMTVHTRISETDILKVKVGQPLWFYVVADPERRYESQMDAIQEASAESLREDSSGSVNSQQPSAVYYNGIFNIANPARLLRTSMTAQVFIITAQAKNVLRVPLSALGEQQPDKRYRVLVIKDKQTSVRWVSVGLRDSQFAEVKEGLEQGEQVLLLGTPTEAKNEH